One window from the genome of Petrotoga miotherma DSM 10691 encodes:
- a CDS encoding S1 RNA-binding domain-containing protein — MVNESLATGDSVKGKVVDIKKFGAFLELENGEEGFVHISKISKKYVREISNFLKIGDEVQGKVIGRTKDGKYELSLKDYDEQKEDTGKSHNFEKRLNQYLKDSEKKISEYKKHLDKKKNTRRR; from the coding sequence TTGGTAAATGAAAGTTTAGCAACAGGGGATTCTGTGAAAGGTAAAGTAGTCGATATCAAAAAGTTTGGTGCTTTTTTGGAACTTGAAAATGGTGAAGAAGGATTTGTACACATTTCAAAGATTTCAAAAAAGTATGTAAGAGAGATATCCAATTTTTTAAAAATTGGTGATGAAGTTCAAGGAAAAGTCATAGGAAGAACAAAAGATGGAAAGTATGAGCTGTCTTTAAAGGATTATGACGAGCAAAAAGAGGATACGGGAAAATCACACAATTTTGAAAAAAGATTGAACCAGTATCTAAAAGACAGCGAAAAGAAGATATCCGAGTATAAAAAGCACCTAGATAAGAAAAAGAATACACGAAGAAGATAA
- the rpmE gene encoding 50S ribosomal protein L31, whose product MKQGIHPEMKLITVKCACGAEHTMYSTVDNFRLDVCSECHPFYKGELGSQILDTEGRVQKFKNKYKDFLEN is encoded by the coding sequence GTGAAACAAGGTATTCATCCAGAAATGAAGCTTATAACCGTAAAATGCGCCTGTGGCGCTGAACATACTATGTATTCAACAGTTGACAATTTCAGATTAGATGTCTGCTCTGAATGTCATCCTTTCTACAAAGGAGAATTAGGTTCACAAATATTGGATACAGAAGGTAGAGTTCAGAAGTTTAAGAACAAATACAAAGATTTTCTTGAAAACTAA